In the genome of Bacteroidota bacterium, one region contains:
- a CDS encoding PAS domain S-box protein, with protein MLKPLKILILEDVPLDVELIKRELKKADINFTSRTEYTKDGFIKALDEFSPDVILSDHSMPQFDSIEAFEIFKQKKLSIPFILVTGTVSEEFAVEVLKNGVDDYVLKDNLARLPTAIQKALNQRIIESEKLQAIEKLRKSEEHFRLLIENATDIIIILDSNFYFTFSSPSIERILGYTPNEILGKNISDFIHPNDLDSFTNEFEKILSDTDGTYFITFRFRTKNTRWLYIESTAKAYSESDGGISYIINSRDITDRVKIEEKLKYKIKELDILIYMYSHDLKGPFCSLQGFLYIAKMEVKDENALRFLNLIENTTNKLDNLLMNLVNITMLSRENVNISEVDIGKIVDQAIKNSKPFHKDIEIQFKIDIDLKEKIYSDPKLLLSIFDHLISNAVVFKNLDIIDPYVDIRVSKKHNRLIISVKDNGIGIPTKIQDKVYDIFFRGSHESKGSGLGLYIVKNAVEKLNGHIELQSKLGEGSEFIVELPLKNKQS; from the coding sequence ATGCTCAAGCCATTGAAAATATTAATTCTTGAGGATGTACCTTTGGATGTTGAATTAATTAAACGTGAATTAAAAAAAGCAGATATTAATTTTACTTCAAGGACAGAATACACCAAAGATGGATTTATAAAGGCCTTGGATGAATTTTCTCCAGACGTAATATTGTCCGATCATTCCATGCCTCAATTTGATTCTATTGAGGCGTTTGAAATTTTCAAGCAAAAAAAACTAAGCATACCTTTTATTCTGGTAACCGGAACTGTTTCTGAGGAGTTTGCAGTAGAAGTTCTAAAAAATGGCGTTGACGATTATGTTTTAAAAGATAATCTGGCTAGGTTGCCAACAGCAATCCAAAAAGCACTAAATCAAAGAATAATCGAGTCAGAGAAATTACAGGCAATAGAAAAACTTAGAAAAAGCGAAGAACACTTCAGGTTATTGATTGAGAACGCAACAGATATAATTATTATCCTTGATTCAAATTTTTATTTTACGTTTTCTAGTCCCTCTATAGAGAGAATACTGGGATATACACCAAATGAAATTTTAGGAAAAAACATTTCTGATTTCATTCATCCCAATGATCTTGATTCCTTTACCAACGAGTTTGAAAAAATTCTTTCTGATACGGATGGCACCTATTTTATAACTTTTCGATTCAGGACTAAAAACACACGCTGGCTATATATTGAATCTACAGCAAAGGCTTATTCTGAAAGTGATGGAGGGATTAGTTATATAATAAATAGCAGGGACATTACAGACAGAGTGAAAATAGAAGAAAAACTAAAATATAAAATTAAAGAACTGGATATTTTAATTTATATGTATTCCCACGATTTAAAAGGACCTTTTTGTTCACTTCAGGGCTTTCTATATATCGCCAAAATGGAGGTAAAAGATGAAAATGCATTGAGATTCCTGAATTTAATAGAAAACACCACCAATAAACTTGATAACCTGCTGATGAATCTGGTAAATATTACTATGTTGAGCAGGGAAAATGTAAACATATCCGAAGTTGATATAGGAAAAATTGTTGACCAGGCTATTAAAAATTCCAAACCCTTTCATAAGGACATTGAAATACAATTTAAAATAGATATAGATTTAAAAGAAAAAATTTATTCTGATCCAAAGTTACTGCTTTCCATATTTGATCATCTTATAAGTAATGCAGTGGTTTTCAAAAACCTAGATATTATAGACCCATACGTGGATATCAGGGTTAGTAAAAAACATAACAGGCTTATAATTTCTGTAAAGGATAATGGCATAGGAATTCCCACTAAAATACAAGATAAGGTATATGATATATTTTTCAGGGGAAGCCATGAATCAAAAGGAAGCGGCCTGGGTTTATATATTGTAAAAAATGCTGTAGAAAAATTAAATGGCCATATTGAACTACAAAGCAAACTTGGTGAGGGGAGTGAATTCATAGTTGAATTGCCACTTAAAAATAAGCAAAGCTAA
- a CDS encoding response regulator: protein MKKKLNCILLVDDNAADNYFHKIIIKEMNFTENIEVALDGEQALTFVKKENQIPPELIFLDINMPRMDGWDFLEAYRELSEEQKSDTIVIMLTTSLNPEDEKKAEQFAEVVGFKIKPLTVEMLTEILEQYFPYVQENN from the coding sequence ATGAAAAAAAAATTGAATTGCATTCTTTTGGTAGATGACAACGCAGCAGATAACTATTTTCATAAAATCATCATCAAAGAAATGAATTTTACAGAAAATATTGAAGTTGCTTTAGATGGTGAACAAGCCTTAACCTTTGTTAAGAAAGAAAACCAAATTCCACCCGAACTAATATTTTTAGATATCAATATGCCAAGAATGGACGGATGGGATTTTTTGGAAGCATATAGGGAATTAAGTGAAGAACAAAAATCAGATACAATTGTTATCATGCTTACTACATCACTAAATCCTGAAGACGAAAAAAAAGCCGAACAATTTGCGGAAGTTGTAGGCTTTAAAATTAAACCACTAACGGTAGAAATGCTTACAGAAATTTTAGAGCAGTATTTTCCGTATGTGCAAGAAAATAATTAA